One stretch of Prionailurus viverrinus isolate Anna chromosome C1, UM_Priviv_1.0, whole genome shotgun sequence DNA includes these proteins:
- the LOC125173923 gene encoding pepsin B — MKILVLVLVCLHLSEGVERIILKKGKSIRQVMEEQGVLQTFLKNHPKVDPAAKYLFNNDAVAYEPFTNYLDNYYFGEISIGTPPQNFLILFDTGSSNLWVPSIYCQSQACSNHNKFNPRTSSTFRNSEQTYTLAYGFGSLTVLLGYDTVTVQNIVIHNQVFGMSENEPNYPFYYSYFDGILGMAYPNLAVQNGPTVLQSMMQQGQLTRPIFSFYFSRQPTYEYGGELILGGVDTQFYSGEIVWTPVTRELYWQIAIDEFLIGNQATGFCSQGCQGIVDTGTFPLTIPQQYLDSFVKATGAQQDQNGDFVVNCNSIQSMPTITFVISGSPLPLPPSTYVLNNNGYCTLGIEVTYLPSPNGQPLWILGDVFLREYYTVYDMAVNRVGFALSA; from the exons ATGAAGATCCTGGTCTTGGTGTTGGTTTGTCTACACCTCTCGGAGGGTGTGGAAAG AATCATTCTGAAGAAAGGCAAGTCCATCCGCCAGGTGATGGAAGAGCAGGGTGTACTACAGACTTTCCTGAAGAACCACCCAAAGGTTGATCCAGCTGCCAAGTATCTTTTCAATAATGATGCTGTTGCTTATGAGCCCTTCACCAACTACCTGGAT AATTACTACTTTGGAGAGATCAGCATTGGGACACCACCACAAAATTTCCTGATCCTTTTTGACACGGGTTCATCCAACCTGTGGGTGCCCTCCATCTACTGCCAGAGCCAGGCCTGTT CCAATCACAATAAGTTCAACCCCAGAACGTCTTCCACCTTCAGAAATAGTGAGCAAACCTATACACTGGCCTATGGTTTTGGAAGCCTGACTGTGCTCCTGGGATATGACACTGTGACT GTCCAGAACATCGTCATCCACAACCAGGTGTTTGGCATGAGTGAGAATGAGCCCAACTACCCCTTCTACTATTCATACTTTGATGGTATCCTGGGAATGGCCTACCCCAACCTGGCGGTGCAGAATGGCCCCACCGTCCTTCAGAGCATGATGCAGCAGGGCCAGCTCACCAGACCCATCTTCAGCTTCTACTTCTCTCG CCAACCAACCTATGAGTATGGTGGAGAACTCATCCTGGGAGGTGTGGACACCCAATTTTATTCTGGTGAGATCGTCTGGACTCCTGTCACCCGGGAACTGTACTGGCAGATTGCCATCGATGA GTTTCTCATCGGTAACCAGGCCACCGGCTTCTGCTCCCAGGGATGCCAGGGCATTGTGGATACGGGGACCTTCCCACTGACTATTCCCCAGCAGTACTTGGACTCCTTTGTGAAGGCAACAGGAGCCCAGCAAGATCAGAATGGCGAT ttTGTGGTCAACTGCAACTCCATACAGAGCATGCCCACCATCACCTTCGTCATCAGCGGGTCTCCTTTACCTCTGCCTCCCTCTACCTATGTCCTCAAC aACAATGGCTACTGCACGCTTGGCATTGAAGTCACTTACCTGCCCTCCCCCAATGGGCAGCCCCTGTGGATTCTGGGAGATGTCTTCCTCAGGGAATATTACACTGTCTACGACATGGCCGTCAACAGGGTGGGCTTTGCCCTCTCTGCCTAG
- the PIFO gene encoding protein pitchfork isoform X2 has translation MCFSKADSPDNYSFGTCQQRKLFPQYYPPNLLGNKFIPLRGAPHRGPGCYIAEDMYGLAYNLSRIPTSRKGYTFGARTAVRFKSINKDTMLYPGMYQTAHPREQKHKQNFAPFNTFLPRFRTDSKDTYYPGPGTYNPEMKPPKKITWPMKFGSPDWAQVPCLQKRTLRTELSTDKDFRKHRNRVAYLSLFYN, from the exons ATGTGCTTCAGCAAAGCGG ATTCGCCGGATAACTACTCCTTTGGAACATGTCAACAGAGGAAGCTCTTTCCTCAATACTACCCCCCAAACTTGTTGGGGAACAAGTTTATCCCTCTTCGAGGAGCGCCCCACAGAGGGCCTGGATGTTACATAGCAGAAGAT ATGTATGGATTGGCATACAACCTCTCTAGGATCCCAACCAGTAGGAAAGGATATACTTTTGGCGCCAGGACAGCTGTGAGGTTTAAGTCAATCAACAAG GACACAATGCTTTACCCTGGCATGTACCAGACTGCACATCCTCGGgagcaaaaacacaaacaaaattttGCTCCATTTAATACCTTCTTGCCTCGATTTAGGACAGACTCAAAGGACACTTATTATCCTGG accTGGCACATACAACCCAGAGATGaagccccccaaaaaaatcaccTGGCCAATGAAATTTGGATCTCCAGACTGGGCTCAGGTTCCATGCCTACAGAAAAGAACCCTAAGAACTGAG CTGTCCACTGACAAGGACTTCAGAAAGCACCGGAACCGCGTGGCCTACCTAAGCCTGTTTTACAACTGA
- the PIFO gene encoding protein pitchfork isoform X1: MPSDPFGNIKDNQITSWITQPFLWKFAYDSPDNYSFGTCQQRKLFPQYYPPNLLGNKFIPLRGAPHRGPGCYIAEDMYGLAYNLSRIPTSRKGYTFGARTAVRFKSINKDTMLYPGMYQTAHPREQKHKQNFAPFNTFLPRFRTDSKDTYYPGPGTYNPEMKPPKKITWPMKFGSPDWAQVPCLQKRTLRTELSTDKDFRKHRNRVAYLSLFYN; encoded by the exons ATGCCATCTGATCCATTTGGGAACATAAAAGACAACCAAATCACATCATGGATCACCCAGCCATTTCTTTGGAAATTTGCTTATG ATTCGCCGGATAACTACTCCTTTGGAACATGTCAACAGAGGAAGCTCTTTCCTCAATACTACCCCCCAAACTTGTTGGGGAACAAGTTTATCCCTCTTCGAGGAGCGCCCCACAGAGGGCCTGGATGTTACATAGCAGAAGAT ATGTATGGATTGGCATACAACCTCTCTAGGATCCCAACCAGTAGGAAAGGATATACTTTTGGCGCCAGGACAGCTGTGAGGTTTAAGTCAATCAACAAG GACACAATGCTTTACCCTGGCATGTACCAGACTGCACATCCTCGGgagcaaaaacacaaacaaaattttGCTCCATTTAATACCTTCTTGCCTCGATTTAGGACAGACTCAAAGGACACTTATTATCCTGG accTGGCACATACAACCCAGAGATGaagccccccaaaaaaatcaccTGGCCAATGAAATTTGGATCTCCAGACTGGGCTCAGGTTCCATGCCTACAGAAAAGAACCCTAAGAACTGAG CTGTCCACTGACAAGGACTTCAGAAAGCACCGGAACCGCGTGGCCTACCTAAGCCTGTTTTACAACTGA